The following proteins come from a genomic window of Verrucomicrobiota bacterium JB022:
- a CDS encoding DUF6157 family protein: protein MQALAALGIVKTTNYYDTFITASPDCEAQAGKTPAKEGTIAARQHALLLAHPYRYTSDDLLFEVYAERQGIETADSEGARTTFFAKPQACLRTSPLVGQFGWGLHHDAEGKVAAYGVETERYRQLAGDPGLKVAPGMRRKRA, encoded by the coding sequence ATGCAAGCTCTCGCTGCCCTAGGTATCGTGAAGACGACCAACTACTACGACACGTTTATCACCGCCTCGCCCGATTGTGAGGCGCAGGCCGGCAAGACCCCCGCCAAGGAGGGCACTATCGCCGCCCGCCAGCACGCGCTGCTTCTGGCGCACCCTTACCGGTATACGAGCGACGACTTGCTCTTCGAGGTCTATGCAGAGCGGCAGGGGATTGAGACCGCAGACAGCGAAGGCGCTCGCACGACCTTTTTTGCCAAGCCGCAGGCCTGTTTGCGCACCTCGCCCCTGGTGGGCCAGTTCGGCTGGGGACTGCACCACGACGCCGAGGGCAAGGTGGCCGCCTATGGGGTCGAAACCGAGCGCTACCGGCAGTTGGCCGGCGATCCCGGCTTGAAAGTGGCGCCCGGCATGCGGCGCAAGCGTGCCTGA